From a region of the Mycobacterium intracellulare ATCC 13950 genome:
- a CDS encoding amidohydrolase family protein, which yields MRLHVRGVGLPDETEIQLWIVDGRISTEPIAGADTVFDGGWIVPGLVDAHCHVGLGHHGEIPLDEAIAQAETERDVGALLLRDCGSPTDTRSLDDRDDMPRIIRAGRHLARPKRYAAGFSRELEDEWQLPDAVAEEARRGDGWIKLVGDWIDRGAGDLAPLWSDDVLAAAIEAAHAHGARVTAHVFSEDALPGLINAGIDCIEHGTGLDDDTIELMASRGTVLVPTLVNVLENFPGIAEAAAKYPAYAAHMRDLHARGPSRIAAAREAGVPIYAGSDAGTMVAHGRIADEVEALKGIGMSPTQALGAACWDARRWLGRPGLDHGASADLLCFARDPRSGPAVLNNPDLIMLRGKIFRSPA from the coding sequence GTGCGCCTGCACGTGCGGGGCGTGGGACTGCCCGACGAGACCGAGATCCAACTGTGGATCGTCGACGGCCGCATCAGCACCGAACCCATCGCCGGCGCCGACACCGTCTTCGACGGCGGATGGATCGTGCCCGGGCTGGTGGACGCGCACTGCCACGTCGGCCTGGGCCATCACGGCGAGATCCCGCTCGACGAGGCGATCGCCCAGGCCGAGACGGAACGCGACGTCGGGGCGTTGTTGTTGCGGGACTGCGGATCGCCCACCGACACGCGCAGCCTCGACGACCGCGACGACATGCCCCGCATCATCCGCGCCGGCAGGCATCTGGCCAGACCCAAGCGCTACGCGGCGGGGTTCTCGCGCGAACTGGAGGACGAGTGGCAGCTGCCGGACGCGGTCGCCGAGGAGGCGCGCCGCGGCGACGGCTGGATCAAGCTCGTCGGCGACTGGATCGACCGCGGCGCCGGCGACCTCGCGCCACTGTGGTCCGACGACGTCCTGGCGGCCGCGATCGAGGCCGCCCACGCCCACGGCGCCCGGGTCACCGCGCACGTCTTCAGCGAGGACGCGCTGCCCGGCCTGATCAACGCCGGCATTGACTGCATCGAACACGGCACCGGCCTGGACGACGACACCATCGAGCTGATGGCCTCCCGCGGCACCGTGCTGGTTCCCACGCTGGTCAACGTCCTCGAGAATTTCCCCGGCATCGCCGAGGCCGCCGCGAAGTATCCGGCCTACGCCGCCCACATGCGCGACCTGCACGCGCGCGGCCCGTCGCGCATCGCCGCGGCGCGGGAAGCCGGCGTGCCGATATATGCCGGAAGTGACGCCGGCACCATGGTCGCGCACGGTCGCATCGCCGACGAGGTCGAAGCGCTCAAGGGCATCGGCATGAGCCCGACGCAGGCGCTGGGGGCGGCCTGCTGGGACGCGCGCCGCTGGCTCGGCCGCCCCGGCCTCGACCACGGCGCCTCGGCGGACCTACTGTGCTTCGCCCGCGACCCGCGGTCGGGGCCCGCCGTGCTGAACAATCCCGATCTGATCATGTTGCGCGGCAAGATCTTCCGTTCACCGGCGTAG
- the ffh gene encoding signal recognition particle protein: MFESLSDRLTGALAGLRGKGRLTDADIEATTREIRLALLEADVSLPVVRAFVTRIKDRAKGAEVSGALNPAQQVVKIVNEELIGILGGQTRQLAFAKTPPTVVMLAGLQGSGKTSVAGKLAAWLRGQGHTPLLVACDLQRPAAVNQLQVVGERAGVPVFAPHPGESPGSGPGDPVAVAAAGIAEANAKHFDVVIVDTAGRLGIDDELMAQAAAIRDAIDPDEVLFVLDAMIGQDAVTTAEAFREGVGFTGVVLTKLDGDARGGAALSVREVTGVPILFASTGEKLEDFDVFHPDRMSSRILGMGDVLSLIEQAEQVFDAEQAEAAAVKIGTGELTLEDFLEQMLAIRKMGPIGNLLGMLPGAGQMKDALAQVDDRQLDRLQAIIRGMTPAERADPKIINASRRLRIANGSGVTVSEVNQLVDRFFEARKMMSSMLGGMGIPGMGRKSATRKSKGAKGKAGKKAKKGGRGPTPPKARNPLAAGMPAGFPDLSQMPEGLNELPPGLADFDLSKLKFPGKS, encoded by the coding sequence GTGTTTGAATCGCTGTCCGACCGATTGACCGGCGCCCTCGCGGGGCTACGTGGCAAGGGTCGACTGACCGACGCCGATATCGAGGCCACCACCCGCGAGATCCGGCTGGCGCTGCTGGAAGCCGACGTGTCGTTGCCCGTCGTGCGCGCCTTCGTCACCCGGATCAAGGACCGCGCCAAGGGCGCCGAGGTCTCGGGTGCCCTCAACCCGGCGCAGCAGGTCGTCAAGATCGTCAACGAAGAACTCATCGGCATCCTGGGCGGACAGACCCGCCAGCTGGCGTTCGCGAAGACGCCGCCGACCGTGGTGATGCTCGCCGGCCTGCAGGGTTCCGGTAAGACGTCGGTGGCCGGCAAGCTGGCGGCCTGGCTGCGCGGGCAGGGCCACACCCCGCTGCTGGTGGCGTGCGACCTGCAGCGCCCGGCCGCGGTCAACCAGCTGCAGGTGGTCGGCGAGCGGGCCGGGGTGCCGGTGTTCGCGCCGCACCCGGGTGAATCCCCGGGGTCCGGACCCGGCGACCCGGTCGCGGTCGCCGCGGCGGGAATCGCCGAGGCCAACGCCAAGCACTTCGACGTCGTCATCGTCGACACCGCCGGCCGGCTCGGCATCGACGACGAACTGATGGCGCAGGCCGCGGCCATCCGCGACGCCATCGACCCCGACGAGGTGCTCTTCGTCCTGGACGCGATGATCGGTCAGGACGCCGTCACCACCGCCGAGGCGTTCCGCGAGGGCGTCGGCTTCACCGGGGTGGTGCTCACCAAGCTCGACGGCGACGCCCGCGGTGGCGCGGCGCTCTCGGTCCGCGAAGTGACCGGTGTCCCAATCCTTTTCGCCTCCACCGGCGAGAAGCTGGAGGACTTCGACGTCTTCCATCCCGACCGGATGTCCAGCCGCATCCTGGGCATGGGCGACGTGCTGAGCCTGATCGAGCAGGCCGAGCAGGTCTTCGACGCCGAACAGGCAGAGGCCGCCGCGGTCAAGATCGGCACCGGCGAGCTCACGCTCGAGGACTTCCTGGAACAGATGCTCGCCATCCGCAAGATGGGCCCGATCGGCAACCTGCTGGGCATGCTGCCCGGGGCCGGGCAGATGAAGGACGCGCTGGCGCAGGTCGACGACCGCCAACTCGACCGCCTGCAGGCCATCATCCGCGGCATGACGCCCGCCGAGCGCGCCGACCCGAAGATCATCAACGCGTCGCGGCGGCTGCGCATCGCCAACGGTTCGGGCGTCACGGTCTCGGAGGTCAACCAGCTGGTCGACCGCTTCTTCGAGGCCCGCAAGATGATGTCGTCCATGCTCGGCGGCATGGGCATCCCCGGGATGGGGCGCAAGTCCGCGACGCGAAAGTCCAAGGGCGCCAAGGGCAAGGCGGGCAAGAAGGCCAAGAAGGGCGGGCGGGGCCCGACGCCACCCAAGGCGAGAAACCCGCTGGCCGCCGGCATGCCGGCCGGGTTCCCCGACCTGTCGCAGATGCCCGAGGGTCTCAACGAGCTGCCGCCCGGGCTGGCCGACTTCGATCTGTCCAAGCTGAAGTTCCCGGGCAAGTCGTGA